One genomic window of Luteitalea pratensis includes the following:
- a CDS encoding YceI family protein has product MFSRLVLAGAALVVAALPATAQTWKIDSAHSSASFTVKHMMVSNVHGRFGKVEGTIVYDGQNVAAAQVDTTIDATTITTDNEKRDAHLKTPDFFDAAGFPTITFKSKRAEVVGPGKFKLIGDLTMRGKTKEVVLDVEGPTAPVNAQGSQRVGATATTTLNRHDFGVSWSRTMDGGGYVVGDDVKVTIELELIKQTS; this is encoded by the coding sequence ATGTTCAGCCGCCTCGTCCTTGCCGGCGCCGCCCTTGTTGTCGCCGCCCTCCCTGCCACCGCGCAGACCTGGAAAATCGACAGCGCGCACTCGAGCGCCTCGTTCACCGTCAAGCACATGATGGTCAGCAACGTCCACGGCCGCTTCGGCAAGGTCGAGGGTACCATCGTGTACGACGGCCAGAACGTCGCCGCCGCGCAGGTGGACACGACCATCGACGCGACCACCATCACGACCGACAACGAGAAGCGCGACGCGCACCTCAAGACTCCGGACTTCTTCGACGCAGCCGGCTTCCCGACGATCACCTTCAAGAGCAAGCGAGCCGAAGTCGTCGGCCCGGGCAAGTTCAAGCTGATCGGCGACCTGACGATGCGCGGCAAGACGAAGGAAGTCGTGCTCGACGTCGAGGGCCCCACCGCTCCGGTGAACGCCCAGGGAAGCCAGCGCGTGGGCGCCACTGCGACCACCACGCTCAACCGTCACGACTTCGGTGTCAGCTGGAGCCGCACGATGGACGGCGGTGGCTACGTCGTCGGCGACGACGTCAAGGTCACGATCGAGCTGGAGCTGATCAAACAGACATCGTGA
- a CDS encoding ATP-dependent DNA ligase produces MQRFSALYATLDRTLSTNAKVAALEAYFREAPPQDAAWTVFFLAGRRLLRLLPTKLLREWTQDTTGIAPWLLHESYAAVGDFAETLALLLDGVPAEGDERTVPLHVWIEERLEGLRAKPPDAQREDVVRWWRALPSFERYLLNKLLTGEMRVGVSQTLVVRALAAVAGVGTDVMTLRLMGQWSPSAQAFAALMAPDGLADETSRPYPFCLAYPLEQGVESLGPRADWQAEWKWDGIRAQLIRRAGHTYLWSRGEEVITARFPEVVSAAAALPDGTVLDGEVLAWDGDGPLPFARLQLRIGRQNLTRQALASAPAAFMAYDLLEDDGRDVRAMPLAERRLRLEALIARHAPGLRLSPIVTEPDWEALGTLRQESRTRGVEGYMLKRLDSAYGTGRRKGDWWKWKVDPFSVDAVLVYAQPGNGRRATLFTDYTFALWKDGELVPVAKAYSGLSNEEIEQVDRWVRANTLEKFGPVRRVTPALVFEVAFENVQRSTRHKSGVAVRFPRIARWRKDKGAQDADHIQALIDLIRAT; encoded by the coding sequence GTGCAACGCTTCTCCGCACTCTACGCCACACTCGACCGCACGTTGTCCACCAACGCCAAGGTGGCGGCTCTCGAGGCCTACTTCAGGGAGGCGCCACCGCAGGACGCCGCGTGGACGGTCTTCTTCCTGGCGGGCCGGCGCCTGTTGCGGCTGTTGCCGACGAAGCTGCTGCGCGAGTGGACGCAGGACACGACGGGCATCGCGCCATGGCTGCTCCACGAGTCGTACGCGGCGGTCGGGGATTTCGCCGAGACGCTGGCGCTGCTCCTCGATGGCGTGCCCGCGGAGGGTGACGAGCGCACCGTCCCGCTGCACGTCTGGATCGAGGAGCGGCTCGAGGGCCTGCGTGCGAAGCCGCCCGACGCGCAACGCGAGGATGTCGTGCGCTGGTGGCGCGCCTTGCCGTCGTTCGAGCGGTACCTGCTCAACAAGCTGCTGACCGGTGAGATGCGGGTCGGAGTCTCGCAGACGCTGGTGGTTCGGGCGCTGGCGGCAGTCGCAGGCGTCGGAACCGACGTCATGACCCTCCGGCTGATGGGCCAGTGGAGCCCATCGGCGCAGGCGTTCGCTGCGCTGATGGCGCCAGATGGATTGGCCGACGAGACGTCGCGGCCTTACCCGTTCTGCCTGGCGTACCCGCTGGAGCAGGGCGTGGAGTCGCTCGGGCCTCGTGCGGACTGGCAGGCAGAGTGGAAATGGGACGGCATTCGCGCGCAGCTGATCAGACGCGCCGGCCACACCTACCTCTGGTCGCGCGGTGAAGAAGTGATCACGGCACGGTTCCCCGAGGTCGTCTCGGCAGCGGCGGCGCTTCCCGATGGCACAGTGCTCGACGGCGAGGTGCTCGCGTGGGACGGCGATGGGCCCCTGCCCTTCGCGCGGCTGCAGCTCCGCATCGGCCGCCAGAATCTCACCCGGCAGGCCCTGGCCAGTGCCCCTGCCGCATTCATGGCGTACGACCTGCTCGAGGACGACGGCCGCGACGTGCGTGCGATGCCCTTGGCGGAACGGCGGCTCCGCCTCGAGGCACTCATCGCGCGGCATGCTCCGGGCCTGCGGCTGTCGCCCATCGTCACGGAACCCGACTGGGAGGCACTCGGCACGCTGCGGCAGGAGTCACGGACGCGAGGCGTCGAAGGCTACATGCTCAAGCGACTCGACTCGGCATACGGCACCGGACGCCGCAAGGGCGACTGGTGGAAATGGAAGGTCGACCCCTTCTCGGTCGATGCAGTGCTGGTGTACGCGCAGCCGGGTAACGGCCGGCGGGCGACGCTGTTCACCGACTACACGTTCGCGCTGTGGAAGGACGGTGAACTGGTCCCGGTGGCGAAGGCCTACTCGGGACTCTCGAACGAGGAAATCGAACAGGTGGATCGCTGGGTGCGGGCGAACACGCTCGAGAAGTTCGGGCCGGTGCGTCGCGTCACTCCGGCGCTGGTGTTCGAGGTCGCGTTCGAGAACGTCCAGCGATCGACCCGCCACAAGAGCGGCGTCGCCGTCCGCTTCCCCCGCATCGCGCGCTGGCGCAAGGACAAGGGGGCACAGGACGCCGACCACATCCAGGCCTTGATCGATCTCATAAGGGCCACGTAA
- a CDS encoding ligase-associated DNA damage response exonuclease, producing the protein MTNMLRATADGLFCPAGPFHIDPAGPVDLAILTHAHADHARPGSSRYVCAVPGLPVLRRRLGPDVAIDGWTYGERQRIGDVDVSLHPAGHVAGSAQVRVHDGRETWVVSGDYKRQPDPTCTPFEIVPCDTFVSEATFALPIYRWPPVEDVTADLRTWISGNREAGRPTVLYAYSLGKAQRVLALLCDSGRARRAGPTFSLDEPALVHGAVAGMVDAYRDAGTPLPDVEAVLDETRGAATRGRVIIAPPSAINTPWLKRFPDAATAMLSGWMRVRGARRWKGVDRGFVLSDHADWPALLDTIEATGARRVLATHGYADVLARACAERGLDAGVIDACVHGEEA; encoded by the coding sequence ATGACCAATATGCTGCGCGCCACCGCCGACGGCCTCTTCTGCCCAGCGGGCCCATTCCACATCGATCCGGCTGGACCGGTCGACCTCGCCATCCTGACCCACGCGCATGCCGACCATGCGCGCCCGGGCTCGTCTCGCTACGTCTGCGCCGTACCCGGCCTGCCGGTACTGCGACGACGCCTCGGACCGGACGTGGCGATCGACGGCTGGACGTACGGCGAGAGGCAACGCATCGGCGACGTGGACGTCTCGTTGCACCCGGCGGGACACGTGGCTGGTTCGGCACAGGTGCGCGTGCACGACGGACGCGAGACGTGGGTCGTGTCGGGTGACTACAAACGCCAGCCCGACCCGACCTGCACGCCATTCGAGATCGTGCCGTGCGACACGTTCGTGAGTGAAGCGACCTTCGCGCTCCCGATCTATCGATGGCCGCCGGTCGAGGACGTGACCGCCGACCTGCGCACGTGGATCTCCGGCAACCGCGAGGCGGGTCGTCCCACGGTGCTCTACGCCTACAGCCTCGGCAAGGCACAGCGGGTGCTCGCCTTGCTCTGCGACAGCGGCCGGGCTCGGAGAGCCGGCCCTACCTTCTCGCTGGACGAGCCTGCGCTCGTGCACGGTGCCGTGGCGGGCATGGTCGATGCGTACCGGGATGCTGGAACGCCGCTGCCCGACGTCGAGGCCGTCCTCGACGAGACCAGGGGCGCGGCGACGCGCGGGCGGGTGATCATCGCGCCGCCGTCCGCGATCAACACGCCATGGCTGAAGCGGTTTCCCGATGCGGCCACCGCGATGCTGTCAGGCTGGATGCGCGTCAGGGGCGCCCGGCGGTGGAAGGGCGTGGATCGGGGCTTCGTGCTCTCCGACCATGCCGACTGGCCGGCGCTGCTCGACACGATCGAAGCAACCGGCGCGCGGCGGGTGCTCGCGACGCACGGGTACGCCGACGTGCTCGCACGCGCGTGTGCGGAGCGCGGCCTCGATGCCGGTGTGATCGACGCCTGCGTGCACGGCGAGGAGGCGTAA
- a CDS encoding gamma-glutamyltransferase family protein: MSRVALVLLLGLAQAVPASAQSLRPEFPGTHGVVAAGRTYTAEAGAELLSNGGTAVDAGIAAIFAAAVVEISHFGLGGEAPMVIYLAKNREVVVINGQGTAPLAATPEAFTGKTSIPANGPLAATIPAVVDAASLALAKYGTKSLGEVLAPAIRLADGFPMYEFLSRYLTSERRGCEPYAATMRTYYPEGRVTRAGEMFRQPNLARTLRRLVDAEAASLKSGEPREKAIGRARDAFYTGDIARQLAAAVQAEGGMITEADLANYHSKIEQPYSVTYRGYTVHKAGPWNQSPVLLQTLNLLEGFDLRAMGHLSADSIHAMTEAMKLAYADRDRYYGDPDFVKVPITGLLSKAYAKDRHALIDMKHASLEQRPGNPGPFDGNSTIEARCGDGRLGEPSLPTPCMARDPHIRRVGTPGESGDTTAIEVADKDGNLFSATPSSGWLLGGAFVAGDTGVPLSNRMQAFRLEPGSPNIVAPGKRPRTTLTPTIVTKDGAPFLAIGTPGGDSQDQQILQVLVNVIDFGLPLQAAVDSARFNTLSIQSSFRDHRIDPGVLEMERSIPEAVRKDLEARGHTLRLYLPVTYSTGVVAAGADPATGHLRGAADVRRERAVIAW, translated from the coding sequence ATGTCTCGTGTTGCCCTCGTGTTGCTTCTCGGGCTGGCCCAGGCCGTGCCCGCCAGTGCCCAATCCCTCCGCCCCGAGTTCCCCGGCACGCACGGAGTGGTCGCCGCGGGCCGTACATACACCGCGGAAGCGGGCGCGGAACTGCTCTCCAACGGCGGCACCGCGGTGGACGCCGGCATTGCCGCCATCTTCGCGGCGGCTGTCGTCGAGATTTCGCACTTCGGGTTGGGTGGAGAGGCGCCGATGGTCATCTACCTCGCGAAGAACCGCGAGGTGGTCGTGATCAACGGGCAGGGCACGGCCCCCCTGGCCGCGACACCAGAGGCATTCACCGGCAAGACGTCGATCCCCGCCAACGGGCCGCTGGCCGCGACCATCCCCGCCGTCGTCGACGCCGCATCGTTGGCGCTGGCGAAGTACGGCACGAAGTCGCTCGGCGAGGTGCTCGCGCCGGCCATCAGGCTCGCCGACGGCTTCCCGATGTACGAGTTCCTCAGCCGCTATCTCACCAGCGAGCGCAGGGGCTGTGAGCCGTACGCCGCGACCATGCGCACGTACTACCCGGAGGGCCGGGTGACCAGGGCGGGCGAGATGTTCCGCCAGCCGAACCTGGCTCGAACCCTGCGCCGGCTGGTTGATGCGGAGGCCGCCTCGCTGAAATCAGGGGAGCCGCGCGAGAAGGCAATCGGACGCGCACGGGATGCCTTCTACACGGGCGACATCGCACGCCAGCTGGCGGCGGCAGTGCAGGCCGAAGGGGGGATGATCACCGAAGCCGATCTCGCGAACTATCACAGCAAGATCGAGCAGCCCTACAGCGTCACCTACCGCGGCTACACCGTGCACAAGGCCGGGCCCTGGAATCAGAGCCCCGTGCTGCTGCAGACCCTGAACCTGCTCGAGGGTTTCGACCTCCGTGCGATGGGTCACCTGAGCGCCGACAGCATCCACGCAATGACGGAGGCCATGAAACTGGCCTACGCCGATCGCGATCGCTACTACGGCGATCCCGACTTCGTGAAGGTGCCGATCACCGGCCTGCTGTCGAAGGCCTACGCGAAGGATCGGCACGCGCTGATCGACATGAAACATGCGAGCCTCGAGCAACGGCCGGGGAATCCCGGCCCTTTTGATGGCAACAGCACCATCGAGGCGCGCTGCGGAGATGGACGGCTCGGAGAGCCGTCCCTACCAACGCCGTGCATGGCGCGCGACCCGCACATCAGGCGCGTCGGCACGCCCGGTGAGTCGGGCGACACGACGGCCATCGAGGTTGCGGACAAGGACGGCAACCTCTTCTCGGCGACACCCTCGTCCGGGTGGCTGCTCGGTGGCGCTTTCGTCGCGGGCGACACGGGCGTCCCACTGAGCAACCGCATGCAGGCCTTCCGTCTCGAACCCGGTAGCCCCAATATCGTCGCGCCCGGGAAGCGGCCGCGGACGACGCTGACGCCGACGATCGTGACCAAAGACGGCGCGCCGTTCCTCGCCATCGGCACGCCGGGCGGCGACAGCCAGGACCAGCAGATCCTTCAGGTGCTCGTCAACGTGATCGACTTCGGCCTGCCGCTGCAGGCGGCCGTCGACTCGGCACGGTTCAACACGCTCTCAATCCAGAGTTCGTTCCGCGACCACCGGATCGATCCGGGCGTGCTCGAAATGGAGCGGAGCATACCGGAGGCCGTGCGCAAGGATCTCGAGGCTCGTGGTCACACGCTGCGCCTCTACCTGCCGGTGACGTATTCGACCGGTGTCGTCGCGGCGGGCGCGGACCCGGCCACAGGTCACCTGCGCGGCGCCGCCGACGTGCGCAGGGAACGCGCCGTGATCGCCTGGTGA
- a CDS encoding ABC transporter ATP-binding protein, whose amino-acid sequence MLVISHIVKRYGTRVAVDDLSLEVRPGEILGLLGPNGAGKSTTMHVATGLLRPDAGSVAIGVHGPPTSPDARRRLGLAPQNLAVYDLLTAEENLAFFGQLYGLSGAALKARVDAALSFVGLGDRRRDRVDTYSGGMKRRLNIAAAVLHEPELVLLDEPTVGVDPQSRNAIFDSIEALKAEGRTLVYSTHYMEEAVRLCDRVAIIDAGRVLALDTVAGLIRTHGGTPSLQVRLAGRDVVLQTHDPLAELNRLSLEAPVESFRVDEPTLEQVFLTLTGRTLRD is encoded by the coding sequence ATGCTCGTCATTTCCCACATCGTGAAGCGCTACGGCACGCGAGTCGCCGTCGACGACCTGTCGCTCGAGGTCAGGCCCGGCGAGATCCTCGGCCTGCTCGGGCCCAACGGTGCCGGCAAGAGCACCACCATGCATGTGGCGACGGGATTGCTGCGGCCAGACGCCGGCTCGGTGGCTATCGGCGTCCACGGCCCGCCGACCTCACCCGACGCTCGCCGCCGGCTCGGCCTGGCGCCGCAGAACCTTGCCGTCTACGACCTGCTGACGGCCGAGGAGAACCTGGCGTTCTTCGGCCAACTGTACGGGCTCTCCGGTGCGGCCCTGAAGGCGCGGGTCGACGCCGCGCTGTCGTTCGTGGGACTGGGCGATCGACGCCGCGATCGCGTCGACACCTACTCGGGCGGCATGAAGCGGCGGCTCAACATCGCGGCCGCGGTGCTGCACGAGCCGGAACTGGTGCTGCTCGATGAACCGACGGTGGGCGTGGACCCGCAATCGCGCAACGCCATCTTCGACAGCATCGAGGCGCTCAAGGCGGAGGGCCGCACGCTCGTGTACAGCACGCACTACATGGAGGAAGCGGTCCGCCTGTGCGATCGGGTGGCGATCATCGACGCCGGCCGGGTGCTCGCGCTCGACACCGTGGCGGGGCTGATCCGCACCCATGGCGGGACGCCATCACTCCAGGTTCGACTGGCTGGCCGTGACGTCGTGCTGCAGACCCACGACCCGCTCGCGGAGCTCAATCGACTGTCGCTCGAGGCACCGGTCGAGTCGTTCCGCGTCGACGAACCGACGCTGGAACAGGTCTTCCTGACGCTCACCGGTCGCACCCTGCGAGACTGA
- a CDS encoding ABC transporter permease, with the protein MLAIAIKDLRTFTRQRASLFFTFIWPLCVAVLFGVLFGGSDRPTPRLPIVVVDEDKTEGSRAFADRLVARDTFDASVAVSRADALEAVRKGERIAAVMLRPGFGEATSRMFYGTPPEVQLYTDPSRQAERGMLEGLLMQQGAERMQAMFSNPAGGRENVQKALQDLKKGAPGANPGLEKFLGQLDTFLGTPDAAQLGSADSAPPAAGAGWEPLRITKEDLQRQRTGPRNGYDVTFPQAILWAIFGCVMAFGTTFASERVRGTLVRLHVSPLSRAQVLAGKSLAALIAICLVELLLILLGITAFGVRASSWPLLLTAILCTAAAFVGIILLLASMAHTEQGVGGMAPAVMMPLFLLGGAMVPLMFMPPWMARIGYLSPVRWAIIALEGAIWRDFGVAEMVVPCTILLAVAVVTFTIGARRQAAD; encoded by the coding sequence ATGCTTGCGATTGCGATCAAGGACCTGCGGACGTTCACCCGGCAGCGCGCCTCGCTGTTCTTCACGTTCATCTGGCCGCTCTGCGTGGCGGTCCTGTTCGGCGTGCTGTTTGGCGGCAGCGACAGGCCGACGCCGCGACTGCCCATCGTCGTGGTGGACGAGGACAAGACCGAAGGCTCACGCGCCTTCGCCGATCGGTTGGTCGCGCGCGACACCTTCGATGCCAGCGTCGCGGTCAGTCGCGCCGATGCGCTCGAGGCGGTGCGCAAGGGCGAGCGGATTGCGGCGGTCATGCTGCGACCTGGCTTCGGCGAGGCGACCTCGCGGATGTTCTACGGCACGCCGCCCGAGGTGCAGCTCTACACGGACCCGAGCCGGCAGGCCGAGCGCGGCATGCTCGAGGGCCTGCTGATGCAGCAGGGCGCCGAGCGAATGCAGGCGATGTTCTCCAATCCGGCCGGCGGGCGCGAGAACGTGCAGAAGGCACTGCAGGATCTCAAGAAGGGCGCACCTGGCGCTAACCCAGGCCTCGAGAAGTTCCTTGGGCAACTCGACACGTTCCTCGGCACGCCCGACGCCGCGCAGCTTGGCTCGGCTGACAGTGCACCGCCCGCAGCCGGCGCCGGCTGGGAGCCGTTGCGGATTACGAAGGAGGACCTGCAGCGCCAGCGCACGGGCCCGCGCAATGGCTACGACGTGACGTTCCCGCAGGCCATTCTGTGGGCGATTTTCGGGTGCGTGATGGCGTTCGGCACGACGTTCGCCTCGGAGCGCGTCCGCGGGACGCTGGTGCGCCTGCACGTGTCGCCGCTCTCGCGCGCACAGGTGCTCGCTGGCAAGTCGCTGGCGGCCCTGATCGCCATCTGCCTCGTTGAACTGTTGCTGATCCTGCTCGGCATCACGGCCTTCGGCGTGCGGGCTTCGTCGTGGCCTTTGCTGCTCACGGCGATCCTCTGCACCGCGGCCGCCTTCGTGGGCATCATCCTGCTGCTGGCGTCGATGGCCCACACCGAACAGGGTGTCGGCGGGATGGCGCCGGCGGTGATGATGCCGTTGTTCCTGCTCGGCGGCGCGATGGTGCCGCTGATGTTCATGCCGCCCTGGATGGCCCGGATCGGCTACCTCAGCCCCGTACGCTGGGCGATCATCGCCCTCGAGGGTGCGATCTGGCGCGACTTCGGCGTGGCCGAGATGGTCGTGCCGTGCACGATTCTCCTGGCGGTGGCCGTCGTGACCTTCACGATCGGCGCGCGCCGGCAGGCCGCCGACTGA
- a CDS encoding sulfurtransferase, giving the protein MSIADKGYTHPEALVSTEWVAEHLQDPNVRLVESNEDPLVYPSGHIPGAVQIDWTADLNDPLRRDYIAATEFAALVSRFGITPETTVVLYGDRNNWWACYAFWVFQLFGHTNARILDGGRLKWEKEGRPLPRDVPKYAASTYPVPSERQDSAHRAFRAQVLTHSEAGGQLVDVRSPDEYTGAKLHMPEYPQEGAMRGGHIPGAKSVPWARAINPEDGTFKDAEQLKAIYLGEKHLDPSKATIAYCRIGERSSHTWFTLKYLLGFENIRNYDGSWTEWGNLVGVPVAKGPEPNA; this is encoded by the coding sequence ATGTCCATCGCCGACAAGGGCTACACCCACCCCGAGGCGCTCGTCTCCACCGAGTGGGTGGCCGAGCACCTGCAAGACCCGAACGTCCGCCTGGTCGAGTCCAACGAGGATCCGCTCGTGTATCCGTCGGGGCACATCCCGGGCGCCGTGCAAATCGACTGGACCGCCGACCTGAACGACCCGCTGCGGCGCGACTACATCGCGGCGACCGAATTCGCGGCCCTGGTCTCGCGATTCGGCATCACCCCGGAGACGACGGTCGTGCTCTACGGCGACCGCAACAACTGGTGGGCCTGCTACGCGTTCTGGGTCTTCCAGCTGTTCGGGCACACCAACGCGCGCATTCTCGACGGGGGTCGGCTCAAGTGGGAGAAGGAGGGGCGTCCGCTGCCGCGCGACGTGCCGAAGTATGCCGCCTCCACCTATCCGGTGCCCTCCGAGCGGCAGGACAGTGCGCACCGCGCGTTCCGTGCGCAGGTGCTCACGCATAGCGAGGCCGGCGGGCAACTCGTCGACGTGCGCTCGCCGGACGAATACACCGGTGCCAAGCTGCACATGCCCGAGTACCCGCAGGAAGGCGCCATGCGGGGCGGACACATCCCCGGCGCGAAGAGCGTGCCGTGGGCCCGCGCCATCAATCCCGAGGACGGCACGTTCAAGGACGCCGAGCAACTGAAGGCCATCTATCTCGGTGAGAAGCACCTCGACCCGTCCAAGGCGACCATCGCCTATTGCCGCATCGGCGAGCGGAGCAGCCACACGTGGTTCACCCTGAAGTACCTGCTCGGGTTCGAGAACATCCGCAACTACGATGGCAGTTGGACCGAGTGGGGCAACCTCGTCGGGGTCCCGGTCGCGAAGGGTCCCGAACCTAACGCCTAA
- a CDS encoding SufE family protein, whose translation MTTKEKLEELQETLDMFADPASRADLLIGFADKFQEVPAEVATRPYPKSHQVPQCESEAYVWSTLNPDGTLRLHFAVENPSGISAKALAVILDAIFSGQPAEDVLALDSDIVERVFRQNISMGKGLGLKSMVLAVQALTRDALKRASA comes from the coding sequence ATGACCACCAAAGAGAAACTCGAGGAGCTCCAAGAGACGCTGGACATGTTCGCCGATCCGGCCAGCCGGGCCGACCTGCTGATCGGGTTCGCGGACAAGTTCCAGGAGGTGCCTGCAGAGGTCGCGACACGGCCGTACCCGAAGAGCCACCAGGTGCCGCAGTGCGAGTCCGAGGCATACGTGTGGTCGACGCTGAACCCGGACGGCACGCTTCGGCTGCACTTCGCTGTCGAGAACCCGAGCGGGATCTCTGCAAAGGCGCTCGCGGTGATCCTCGATGCCATTTTCTCGGGTCAGCCCGCCGAGGACGTCCTCGCGCTCGACTCGGACATCGTCGAGCGCGTGTTCCGCCAGAACATCTCGATGGGCAAGGGCCTCGGACTCAAGTCGATGGTGCTCGCCGTGCAGGCGCTCACGCGCGACGCCCTGAAGCGGGCGTCGGCCTGA
- a CDS encoding sulfatase produces the protein MRRLVVATSLAAVFIVGVAGDYLGAGQTPGARLPTLDSRLPNPRPNLLMIVTDDQASWTLGSYGNADARTSQIDRLAAEGVRFANVFTPSPVCSPSRATLLAGLYGTQVGITDWINPDEAEAGVGLPPETTTWAEALQRAGYRTGLVGKWHLGSQPRFHPTRHGYGSFFGFLGGGTEPMNPRLSDEAGVERVFPGPEPDVLTEAALRFIAQEPGRPFALSLHYRAPHTPYGPVPEQDLAPFREAAVAIPVFPGLDQAQVRQWTREYFASIHSIDRNVGRLLDTLQQTGLDKTTVVIFTSDHGYNIGHHGLHSKGNGTWIVGGVNGPAMPNMFDTSLRPPFLVRGPGVAGAARVVSEMVSFEDIYPTALSLAGVPMPVDAPRHGRDLAPLLRGEAMPQWRDAVYGQYDIHHYAIAHCG, from the coding sequence ATGCGCCGCCTCGTCGTCGCCACCAGCCTGGCGGCGGTGTTCATCGTCGGCGTCGCTGGAGATTACCTGGGCGCCGGACAGACGCCCGGCGCTCGACTCCCGACTCTCGACTCCCGACTCCCGAACCCGCGTCCCAACCTCCTGATGATCGTGACCGACGATCAGGCGAGCTGGACGCTCGGCTCGTACGGGAATGCGGATGCGCGCACCTCGCAGATCGATCGGCTCGCGGCCGAGGGCGTGCGCTTTGCCAACGTCTTCACGCCGTCACCGGTGTGCTCCCCGAGTCGCGCGACTTTGCTCGCGGGCCTTTATGGCACGCAGGTCGGCATCACCGACTGGATCAACCCGGATGAAGCCGAGGCCGGCGTCGGCCTGCCGCCCGAGACGACCACGTGGGCCGAGGCATTGCAACGGGCCGGATACCGCACCGGCCTTGTCGGCAAGTGGCACCTGGGTTCGCAACCGCGCTTCCACCCGACCCGCCACGGATACGGGTCCTTTTTCGGTTTCCTGGGCGGTGGCACCGAGCCCATGAACCCGAGGTTGTCCGACGAAGCCGGCGTCGAGAGAGTATTCCCAGGGCCGGAACCCGACGTGCTCACCGAGGCGGCGCTGCGCTTCATCGCGCAGGAGCCGGGCCGGCCATTCGCCTTGTCGCTCCACTATCGCGCGCCGCACACACCCTACGGTCCCGTGCCCGAGCAGGACCTCGCCCCATTCCGTGAGGCGGCGGTTGCCATCCCCGTCTTTCCCGGCCTCGACCAGGCACAGGTGCGCCAGTGGACGCGCGAGTACTTCGCGAGCATCCATTCGATCGATCGCAACGTCGGACGACTGCTCGACACGTTGCAGCAGACCGGCCTCGACAAGACTACGGTCGTCATCTTCACGAGCGACCACGGCTACAACATCGGCCACCACGGCCTGCACAGCAAGGGCAACGGCACCTGGATCGTCGGCGGCGTCAACGGCCCGGCGATGCCGAACATGTTCGACACGTCACTGCGTCCGCCATTCCTGGTGCGCGGTCCTGGCGTTGCCGGCGCCGCGCGCGTCGTCAGCGAGATGGTGTCGTTCGAGGACATCTATCCCACCGCGCTGTCCCTGGCCGGTGTGCCGATGCCCGTCGACGCGCCACGGCACGGGCGCGACCTGGCACCGTTGCTGCGCGGCGAGGCCATGCCGCAGTGGCGTGACGCGGTCTACGGGCAGTACGACATCCACCACTACGCGATCGCACACTGCGGATGA
- a CDS encoding sulfatase/phosphatase domain-containing protein, producing MIREAGWKLVRSYGTTTKDQLFDLEADPGELKNLWNAREQADRRRSMERRLREWMRSIDDPVLKERGLLYQPAP from the coding sequence ATGATCCGTGAGGCAGGGTGGAAACTGGTGCGGTCGTACGGCACGACCACGAAGGATCAGCTCTTCGATCTCGAGGCCGACCCGGGCGAGCTCAAGAACCTGTGGAACGCGCGCGAGCAGGCGGATCGCCGCCGCTCGATGGAGCGACGACTGCGCGAGTGGATGCGCTCGATCGACGATCCGGTATTGAAGGAGCGCGGGCTCCTGTATCAGCCCGCGCCCTGA